The Diospyros lotus cultivar Yz01 chromosome 11, ASM1463336v1, whole genome shotgun sequence region CACTATCTCACTAGGGCTCCGAATATCAACCGCCGATCTCACAACAACAGCCACACGATCATGATCAACCCCCGCCGATTCAGCCTTCTCGATGCAATGAGATGCGAGGAGCTCCGTCGCCGACGCCATAGCCGCCCCCAATTTCGACCCCGAGCCTTTCGAGTTCTCCGCCGCAGTCACAGCAGCCAACGCCGCCGCTAGTCCCGCGACGGAGAGGGCGGCGTGCATCCGCGCATTTTCCGCTCGCGCTTTGTCTTTCTTCTTCGGCGCGCCATTTTTGAATTCCTTGTTCTGGAACCAGCGGCCGATCGACCTCGTTCTCCGAGAGCTGAACGATCCCGTGATCTTCCCGGACTGCAACAAAGCACGGACAAATCAGAGAAGGTAACAAGCAACCTTCTGAAATTATCTCTTCTTGACATTTCTTATTCTGAATCATAATTGTTGCTAGAAAAACACCAAACAGCAGAGAAATTAAATTCACTTGGTTATAGAAGTCGTATTTCTATCACGACACGAACTAGGTAAATTCGATCAAAATTCAAAGCGACAACTTACGCGTACGGGAGAAGCAACTTTCTCGGGGGTCGTTGCATTTGGATTCTTATCAACAAGGATAGGTCTCTGCTTGAATGCCAGAGCTCTGGTGATCTCGGAAGCGGAGAGACTCCAGGATCTGGACAAGAACTCCATGGGCTCCTTGGGCGTTTGCGGAATCGACGGAATGTTTGACACCATCTTCAGCTCTTCCTCCTCGTCCACATTATCCAGATAACGAAACGAACTATTTTTCCTCCAACCCCCCCATAAATTACCTCCGTCCATTAAAGGAGTTGCTCAAATATCAGCAACCCTTTATTATATACCTCTGTTCTATACCAGCAAGTTACGATTGAAAcaattgtaatatatatattatgtatgtacagagagagagagagagagagagagagagagaggtttttGCGGACCTGAAAGAGAAACTATGAAGAAGTTTTGAGAGAGGGATTTGGAGCTTTATTATATGAAGAGTGAAAAGAGGGGGGGAGACAATGGCttaaaagagaaggaaaatcaAAGTCTCGTGCTTTGGGAGCCCCCCCACAAATTCAGGTCGGGAAGCTTCCTTTGTTTAGGCACCGACCAAAGAGACTGATGTGAGATATAATTAATTGGTATATATCGGTAGCCGACTGTGAtcgtgttatatatatatatatatttatatacatatatatatatatatatatagagagagagagagagagagagagagagagaggggagggtGGAGCTTGAATCGCgaatgttgttttcttcctctgCCCAGATTCATTTTCAACACAGCAAGACAGAGGAAAACATTATTCCTGGCTGCTCGCATACTGTTCCCTAACACTCGTGCAGCAGTATTTACGCGTTTCATCCGTGCTCGAAGCTTTCCCTTTTTCTCGCACTTATGGTTTTGGATGCGATGCGAGACCAACAATGTTAATCTCAATGTTTCTCCTCTTTCTCGGAAAAtgatcctttttctttttgctttccTTCACCTCGTCTTAAAGAGTGAAGGATGCTAATGAGCTGAAGTGGGGCCCTATGGTAAGATAAGATAGGGTCCATTGCACTGTAGCATAATTCAGGCGGCGGTGGGAGAGAGAGTAAAATCGGAATTTTCGTAGGTCGGTAGGTACTTTGGACTTTTGGAGAGAAAGAAGGGCCACGTGCGGTTGGTCTGGAGCTCCGTGACTGAGAGAGCCTCCTGCTCCCCTGTTTTAGTTACCACAGACCACTCCACTTTAGTTTTGAgggtaaatttattattattttataaggaatattaaataattttttaagaatttgatttaaattaaaaattgtatttaaaaaatatataaaattatagctgtgttaaattcttcaaatttaaatttgtgatTATGTAGCTATTTTGATTAGAGATAAAGTTAgcattattaatataattaaactgTCATTGGATGATAGTAAAAAAACATCTGGCATaataactattttaaaatatattagcCAAGTTAATtccaaatctgaaaatataatAGATTATTTGGAacttgttaaaataattaactaaattaatctcaaatttaaaagtataaagacttattttgctcttttcaaaatatagttGTTAAATTAATCTCGAGACCAAAGTATCatctattaataaaattattttaaaattaaaaataatacatctTATTTAAAAAGAAGACACATTTATTTAAGCTTAAGAGCAATagtaattctttttatttatttatatattataatttttcttattatttgtcCATAAGTTAAGTTACGAGACAACAAATAATAGATATATCCTTAAATAAGGtggatttgttttattttgattttaaatttaaaatactccTATTAGTTCTAAGTAATGTAAACGACAACTAGGCGCAtgctttattaattaataagagtattttaaatttaaaaataatgtattactatatcttattattattttttgttaattcttTATCAGGTaatctattaaaaaataaattaaaataatatttttagaataagaatttgattattacactaatgtcaattttaataaaattaagaaaaatgatatggatGTGGGAGTGGGAGTGCAATCAGGTGATAATCACGTGAGATGTTATCTGTGTCTATAGATGATGGATCCAGTCGAGTCGAGTGTAGCCAGGTTAGCGGCATATATCCTTTGAGGTTTCAAAGGTATATTTTCTAAAGTCAGAGTAAGCAAACTCAAAAGGTGGGTGTTTGGTTTTAGAGATTATAGAGTTTGTCAGTTTAAGAGGGgcgaattaattttttttatctttaaaaaaaattaatgtaataagtaaaaattaaaaaaattataacatacaaaataaatagtGGTTCAGGTATGCGTACTTTATTACCTTAGTTCTTCATTAAGAATTTAATCAAACTAACTTATTTGAATAGTTTTTGAAACAAGCTAAGTGACAAACCTTTGCAACTAGTGACTTTTCAATAGGTTCAACCACAATCAATGTCTTTTACTAAGGTAAGGCTTAACCTTTACAATATCACAAATAGAAATGTGAAAAGTCACTAGAAGAGAAATAATATGCTTTGGTCACTATTTTGACTAATTCATGACATATTATAGCCCATCGTAAATCCATATCGATTTATATCACATCATGCAATGACCCTTTCATTATGCTCTCGTACCACGTCTTATATCACATGCAATCATACCTATGTTATACTTTACAACATAACACACTCTtatgtatatgttttttttttttttcacatgacatgtatatatatatatatatttatcatatcATGCATTTTGGCAACATATTATATAGTAATgcacatttatatttttgaggGTCACAAAGATTGAATCCACATATAATAATTCCATATCATCATACACATAAATCCGTACTATGTCTCACAACAATAGGCCCCCATGTTAtgcctataatacccaagaaattgagattatttgaggataagtattttattagaaaaataaaatttcggggaagattggtatctaaataatctaaaaaattgaCTGAATCGACTGCATGGAGTggcctggagccgagatgccaaacgaaaatgatatggcagtgatgagtatttcgaggcatgatttgtGGTATCGAAAGAAACCGAATTAAgaacgattttcgatacagctaaaatacagacGTGATTTAGATtgtaaaatcgaattatcgtaggggGCTTTcaggaagtcaatggaaccttgAATGGCTTTATATTCAGTATGGAGGACAACCCTTCAgcggtttcaggaagaaacgaaagggtttacggtcaaaacgaagattcaggtctaagtgcagttttctaaaattgccagagggaggtcgaaatgatgttttttcagaatcttcggGAAGGAAATGGAATTcttaggacttgagggacttAATGGCAATTCTTAAAAACCCAGGGGCCTTgtggaaagggccaaaatggcatttcaagaatttaagaggtgaaagtgaaattttcaaaagaacaTCCATGGCCGACCAACCTTCCAATCGCCGAAATCAGCCATGGGAGACCCGAGGAAGTGGATGGGGGGCCTTGGAGCAAGGCCAAGACAAGCTCCATGGCTGTCACACGACAAAAAATAGATCAGATTTGGCTAACTTTTGGTCGAAAGTGGCTGAAAAATTGGCCACTTTGATCGAGCTTTTAAGAGCTCTTTCGGTGGGATTTGGACTCATTAAGGGAAAAAGAAGACATCAGAGGCCTTGGATTACTCGAGATCGTCCGAAATGGCCTATAAATAAGCGTTCATGGTGGccaaatttggaagaaatttatGCTTCAAATCGAGGTCGATTCTGAACGAATTGAGTGATCAAAATAGaaggcttttgttgcccatggctTGGAGATaaaatctggagaatttggggcATTTTCGTAGAGGTTTGAGGGGTTTTCGTGGTTTCATCGGAAAATCGAGGCGGGTGGCAGGGCCGAGCCTGTAAACGGCTGGTCAGAGCACCTCCGGGTCTTCTTTCGAGCATTGGGATACACCATTTGGATTGACTGGAAGATGGGGAGAAAATGGCATCCGTATCTCCAATCTCCGGTGTGCCGTCACTGGAAAAGAAGGCCGGCGCATGGCCTTCACACGCA contains the following coding sequences:
- the LOC127812688 gene encoding VAN3-binding protein-like: MDGGNLWGGWRKNSSFRYLDNVDEEEELKMVSNIPSIPQTPKEPMEFLSRSWSLSASEITRALAFKQRPILVDKNPNATTPEKVASPVRSGKITGSFSSRRTRSIGRWFQNKEFKNGAPKKKDKARAENARMHAALSVAGLAAALAAVTAAENSKGSGSKLGAAMASATELLASHCIEKAESAGVDHDRVAVVVRSAVDIRSPSEIVTFTAAAATALRGEAALKARFSREGKKNASSISPCDKGATTEAQRAASFNGEMEVQDPHPPCSGDLLHHTRKGILRWKNVSVYINKKSEVIIKMKSKHIGGALTKKNKGVVYGVCDDVSAWTSRKEFELENVEMYFGVKTAQGVVEFKCKNKIHKQEWVEALQHLLRQTTTSYVEEEAEPERERSFKHLDLDVQKAI